One genomic segment of Hordeum vulgare subsp. vulgare chromosome 2H, MorexV3_pseudomolecules_assembly, whole genome shotgun sequence includes these proteins:
- the LOC123428298 gene encoding regulatory protein RecX has protein sequence MAALAASRRLLLLLLRPELDPCLRPRALNPYSGRARWAGGVRRAPVLVSFRRGFSDEGSAYAAKNNAPDEQFLQLSLEGGEGDDVVPGISKSVVKDAKKSAIELLAVRAYSVSELRKKLCGKNYSVHTVDSVIADFKSRGLLNDGYYAESFSRSRWQSSTWGPRRIKQALRQKGVPEAEVDQATRSVFQDDCGDEDQASHGFSEASMDHLFAQASKQWLRGSSLPLEKRRARMVRWLQYRGFSWAVTNSIIRKLEAQHPP, from the exons ATGGCGGCGCTGGCCgcgagccgccgcctcctcctcctcctgctccggcCGGAGCTGGACCCGTGCTTGCGCCCCCGCGCCCTTAACCCCtattccggccg GGCGAGGTGGGCCGGCGGCGTCCGGCGCGCGCCTGTGCTGGTGAGCTTCCGACGAGGTTTCTCCGACGAGGGGAGCGCGTACGCCG CGAAGAACAATGCTCCGGACGAGCAGTTCCTGCAGCTCTCGTTAGAAGGCGGAGAAGGTGATGACGTGGTGCCCGGAATCAGCAAAAGTGTCGTGAAGGATGCGAAGAAGAGCGCCATCGAACTGCTTGCTGTCAG AGCATACAGCGTTTCTGAGCTCAGGAAGAAACTATGTGGTAAGAATTATTCTGTCCATACAGTCGATTCTGTGATTGCTGATTTCAAGTCAAG GGGCCTGTTGAATGATGGTTATTATGCGGAATCATTTTCACGATCCCGGTGGCAGTCATCAACTTGGGGTCCAAGGCGTATAAAGCAG GCACTTCGCCAAAAAGGGGTGCCAGAGGCCGAAGTGGACCAGGCGACAAGGAGCGTGTTCCAGGACGACTGTGGTGACGAAGACCAGGCATCACATGGGTTCTCAGAAGCTTCCATGGATCATCTCTTCGCTCAGGCCTCCAAGCAGTGGCTGCGGGGAAGCAGCTTGCCCCTGGAGAAACGGCGTGCGCGCATGGTGAGATGGCTTCAGTACAGAGGCTTCAGCTGGGCCGTGACCAATTCCATTATCAGGAAGCTGGAGGCACAGCACCCTCCCTGA
- the LOC123428299 gene encoding plant cysteine oxidase 3, with amino-acid sequence MAWGAPSRVQALYDLCRRTFPSPSSAAPPPASAVRAISSLMDTISPADVGLRDDSPGDGGGGHGFFESAFVKGAARAPRWAQPITYLHVYECDAFSIGIFCLPTSAVIPLHDHPGMTVLSKILYGSMHVKSYDWVEPTVLASNRQVRLAKLHADDVLTAPCPTTVLYPQSGGNLHTFTSVASCAVLDVLAPPYAEDAGRICTYFNDYPFSSFSSGRAKTVDSPDNYAWIEAINSPVNINMRPGMYSGPTVQDRLS; translated from the exons ATGGCGTGGGGCGCGCCGTCGCGGGTGCAGGCGCTCTACGACCTCTGCAGGCGCAccttcccctccccctcctccgccgcccctccgccgGCCAGCGCCGTCCGCGCCATATCCTCCCTCATGG ACACTATCAGCCCCGCGGACGTCGGGCTCAGGGACGACAGCCCcggggacggcggcggcgggcacGGGTTCTTCGAGTCGGCCTTCGTCAAGGGCGCGGCTAGGGCGCCGAGGTGGGCGCAGCCCATCACCTACCTGCACGTCTACGAGTgcgacgccttctct ATTGGAATATTCTGCCTGCCAACTTCAGCTGTCATTCCTCTTCATGATCATCCAGGAATGACTGTACTGAGCAAAATCCTGTATGGTTCGATGCATGTGAAATCATATGACTGGGTAGAGCCTACTGTTTTAGCGAGTAATCGACAAG TGAGACTGGCCAAGTTACATGCAGATGATGTTCTTACTGCTCCATGTCCAACTACCGTTTTGTATCCCCAAAGTGGCGGGAACCTACACACCTTCACTTCAGTTGCCTCTTGTGCTGTTCTTGATGTACTTGCCCCACCATACGCTGAAGACGCTGGTCGAATTTGCACCTATTTTAATGATTATCCGTTTTCTAGCTTCT CAAGTGGACGCGCAAAGACAGTTGATAGCCCAGATAATTATGCCTGGATTGAAGCCATAAACTCACCTGTGAACATTAACATGCGCCCTGGAATGTATTCTGGCCCAACTGTACAG GACCGCCTATCATAA
- the LOC123428302 gene encoding putative cysteine-rich receptor-like protein kinase 12, translating to MVPIIADFGMSRLFGDEQTQSTKSSLGTIGYLPPEYIYYNLISNKFDIFSMGVIIMKIMAGRAGYFNSADMSSEEFTNLVQESWTNRLLETSNLRRAYSEQVKICIEVGLSCVQEDRQERPTIQDILPIY from the exons ATGGTTCCCATAATTGCAGATTTTGGGATGTCAAGACTCTTCGGTGACGAGCAAACACAATCTACAAAAAGTTCTTTAGGAACAAT TGGATACTTACCACCCGAATACATATACTATAATTTAATCTCAAATAAGTTCGACATATTCAGTATGGGTGTTATAATCATGAAGATAATGGCAGGACGCGCGGGCTACTTCAATAGTGCTGACATGTCTTCCGAGGAATTCACTAATCTT GTGCAGGAAAGCTGGACGAACAGGCTACTTGAAACATCAAATCTCAGGAGGGCATATTCTGAACAAGTAAAGATATGCATTGAAGTAGGTTTAAGTTGTGTGCAGGAGGATCGGCAGGAAAGGCCAACTATACAGGATATTCTGCCGATATACTGA
- the LOC123428301 gene encoding uncharacterized protein LOC123428301, which yields MSNIYTMDPSLISMLSVYFEILDIIITPISTCFEENVGPTGTRLDGDSPNDIQDYSSGGDLLPGIEGFQVVGNPIPGSTLRACGFSINGTTHCNFQWVHYLEDGTRQSIEGATMYDYVVTADDVGAVLVVECTPMDDHGRQGHLLMEFANSKQKITCGKFMLFVLLPLGPGSLI from the exons ATGTCCAACATATATACCATGGATCCAAGTTTAATCAGTATGCTCAGTGTCTATTTTGAAATTCT GGATATAATAATTACTCCTATATCtacttgttttgaagaaaatgttGGTCCTACAGGAACAAGATTAGATGGTGACTCGCCGAATGACATTCAAGATTACTCATCTGGTG GTGATTTATTACCTGGTATTGAGGGATTTCAAGTTGTCGGCAATCCTATACCAGGATCTACTCTAAGAGCATGTGGTTTTTCTATAAATGGTACTACACATTGTAATTTCCAG TGGGTTCACTATCTTGAAGATGGCACTAGGCAATCTATTGAAG GTGCTACGATGTACGACTATGTGGTTACTGCAGATGATGTTGGCGCTGTTCTTGTTGTAGAGTGCACCCCTATGGATGACCACGGTCGTCAG GGTCATTTGCTGATGGAGTTTGCTAACAGTAAGCAAAAGATAACCTGTGGTAAGTTTATGTTGTTTGTATTGTTGCCTCTTGGTCCTGGATCTCTGATATGA
- the LOC123428303 gene encoding uncharacterized protein LOC123428303, with translation MTLLPSVARGHRAVKLQPYLHKLIDALFPDWVSLTTNLETYKINELIRLVLMPWWYVCIMRSLSTQGLHKDPKRSKATIKLCINRTCRGSLQVAGHIQVALNVHESNMLPA, from the exons ATGACGTTGTTGCCATCCGTTGCACGCGGCCACCGTGCGGTGAAGCTACAGCCCTACCTGCATAAACTGATTGAT GCCTTATTCCCGGATTGGGTCTCGTTGACCACAAACCTGGAGACATACAAGATCAATGAG TTGATCAGGTTGGTGCTCATGCCGTGGTGGTATGTTTGCATTATGCGCTCGCTCTCAACACAAGGACTCCATAAAGACCCAAAGAGAAGCAAAGCAACAATAAAGCTATGTATAAACCGAACATGTAGGGGTAGCCTGCAAGTTGCCGGTCATATTCAGGTTGCTCTTAATGTCCACG AGTCAAACATGCTACCCGCATAG
- the LOC123428890 gene encoding F-box/kelch-repeat protein At5g15710: MDVNMREMAARLTAAASAGARAAAAAARPTSPSRPRTRPRGLDEETCAATPAPSAAAAPPADVPMDADVWAALPDDLLLEVLARVPPFLLPRLRAVSRRWAAAVPRDPAFLAAHAAAPSHGPCVLAFARGSAPTHCAALSLPLRARYRLPLGFLPAWDLWLVGSSGGLVCFSGFDGSSVFRTLVCNPLTQAWRLLPEMHHNQQRQLVLAVDRKLRSFKVIATSDVYGETLPTEVYDSKADRWSLHQMMPAENLCSSKMAFCDSRLYLETLSPLGLMMYKVDAGKWEHIPAKFPRSLLDGYLVAGARKRLFLVGRIGLYSTLQSMRIWELDHGRSVWVEISRMPPKYFRALLRLSAERFECFGQDNLICFTSWNQGRGLLYDVDKKAWSWIAGCASQLCNTQFCFYEPRFDTSIY; this comes from the coding sequence ATGGACGTCAACATGCGCGAGATGGCGGCGCGGCTCACCGCGGCGGCGTCGGCGGGGGCGCGCGCGGCGGCCGCCGCCGCGCGCCCCACCAGCCCGTCCCGGCCGCGGACCAGGCCGCGGGGCCTGGACGAGGAGACCTGCGCGGCGACGCCGGCGCCCTcggccgccgccgcgccgcccgcCGACGTGCCCATGGACGCCGACGTCTGGGCCGCGCTCCCGGACGACCTGCTCCTCGAGGTGCTCGCCCGGGTCCCGCCCTTCCTCCTCCCGCGCCTCCGCGCCGTCTCCCGCCGCTGGGCCGCCGCCGTGCCGCGCGACCCGGCCTTCCTCGCCGCccacgccgccgcgccctcccacGGGCCCTGCGTGCTCGCCTTCGCCCGGGGCTCCGCCCCCACCCACTGCGCCGCGCTCAGCCTGCCCCTCCGCGCGCGCTACAGGCTCCCCCTCGGCTTCCTCCCCGCCTGGGACCTCTGGCTCGTCGGCTCCTCGGGGGGCCTCGTCTGCTTCTCCGGGTTCGACGGCTCCTCCGTCTTCCGCACCCTCGTCTGCAACCCGCTCACGCAGGCCTGGCGGCTGCTCCCGGAGATGCATCACAACCAGCAGCGCCAGCTCGTGCTCGCCGTCGACAGGAAGCTCCGCTCCTTCAAGGTCATCGCCACCAGCGATGTCTACGGGGAGACGCTCCCCACCGAGGTCTATGACTCCAAGGCGGACAGATGGTCACTTCACCAGATGATGCCCGCCGAGAACCTCTGCTCCTCCAAGATGGCCTTCTgtgactcccggctatacctggaGACGCTCTCGCCGCTCGGGCTGATGATGTATAAAGTGGATGCCGGCAAATGGGAGCATATCCCAGCGAAATTCCCCCGGTCGCTGCTCGATGGGTATCTCGTCGCCGGAGCTCGCAAAAGGCTCTTCTTGGTGGGAAGGATCGGGCTTTACAGCACGCTGCAGAGTATGAGGATCTGGGAGCTGGATCATGGTAGGAGTGTCTGGGTGGAAATAAGCAGGATGCCGCCCAAGTACTTCAGGGCTCTGTTGAGGTTGTCTGCCGAGAGATTTGAGTGCTTTGGGCAGGACAACCTCATCTGTTTCACGTCGTGGAACCAGGGCAGAGGTCTCCTATACGACGTTGACAAGAAGGCTTGGTCGTGGATTGCTGGCTGCGCAAGCCAATTATGCAATACTCAGTTCTGCTTCTATGAGCCAAGATTTGACACATCGATCTATTGA
- the LOC123428304 gene encoding phosphatidylinositol 4-kinase gamma 6-like codes for MSPNLEGTLKSQVPALLLRRLFGAGARRDEAAARQQHHQAPRPSPSPPPPAGRRRVFVQTESGCVLGMDLDRGDNAHTVKRRLQLALNVPTGGTSLTFGDRILDNDLSSVRHDSPLLLTRNSIHRSCSTPCLCPVSEDFEHKDCSGLVEILGSSSGSVRRLVDDVATGIRSGLDPVPIDSGLGGSYYFRNDEGDRVAIVKPTDEEPFAPNNPKGFTGRSLGQPGLKKSVRVGETGFREVAAYLLDHENFANVPATALVKITHSVFNINRPMNGGTPAHDHKPQVTSKIASFQQFIAHDFDASDHGTSSFPVAAVHRIGILDIRIFNTDRHGGNVLVRKLDGGTGRFGCQTELFPIDHGLCLPENLEDPYFEWIHWAQASIPFSEEELEYIRNLDPMRDAAMLRGELPMIREACLRVLILCTIFLKEAAAFGLCLAEIGEMMTREFRGMEEEPSKLEIVCMEARRKVDEWEPFSPSVEQGEDMDFQFSMDVLGGYSDVIRSPRFNCSGLKGSFRNPLTKLVESMNEDSDDEENRKEPSMHSSDRFSSAEFSTPSLQRTTSSKTSSNGSVHAPNRSADEQLPSSLCFVRLSDMNAEEWHVFVEKFQELLKEALEECKAAAGQRMKQRLGTSCKF; via the coding sequence ATGTCCCCCAACCTGGAGGGCACGCTCAAGAGCCAGGTGCCGGCGCTGCTCCTCAGGCGCCTCTTCGGCGCCGGGGCGCGCCGGgatgaggcggcggccaggcagcagcACCACCAGGCGCCgcggccgtcgccctcgccgccgccgccggccgggcGGCGCCGGGTGTTCGTGCAGACGGAGTCCGGGTGCGTGCTCGGCATGGACCTGGACCGCGGCGACAACGCGCACACCGTCAAGCGCCGGCTGCAGCTGGCCCTCAACGTGCCCACCGGCGGCACCTCGCTCACCTTCGGCGACCGCATCCTGGACAACGACCTCTCCTCCGTCCGCCACGACTCGCCGCTGCTGCTCACCCGGAACAGCATCCACCGCAGCTGCTCCACCCCGTGCCTCTGCCCCGTCTCCGAGGACTTCGAGCACAAGGACTGCAGCGGCCTGGTTGAGATACTCGGGTCATCGAGCGGCAGCGTGAGGCGCCTCGTCGACGACGTGGCCACCGGCATAAGGAGCGGGCTGGATCCGGTCCCCATTGACAGtggccttggcggctcctactacTTCAGGAACGATGAGGGCGACAGAGTCGCCATTGTCAAGCCCACGGATGAGGAGCCGTTTGCCCCCAACAACCCGAAAGGGTTCACCGGGAGATCGCTTGGCCAGCCAGGACTGAAGAAGTCCGTCCGGGTAGGGGAGACAGGATTCAGGGAGGTTGCGGCGTACCTGTTGGACCATGAGAATTTCGCAAATGTTCCTGCAACGGCTCTGGTGAAGATAACACATTCAGTTTTCAATATCAATCGTCCAATGAACGGCGGCACTCCGGCTCATGACCATAAGCCGCAAGTCACCAGTAAGATTGCTTCATTTCAGCAGTTCATCGCTCATGACTTTGACGCCAGTGACCACGGCACTTCGAGCTTCCCGGTTGCTGCTGTTCACAGGATCGGCATATTAGACATCAGGATTTTCAACACTGACAGGCATGGTGGTAATGTCCTGGTGAGGAAGCTGGATGGAGGCACCGGCAGGTTTGGTTGCCAGACAGAGCTGTTCCCAATTGATCATGGGTTGTGCTTGCCGGAGAACTTGGAGGACCCTTACTTTGAGTGGATACACTGGGCACAGGCGTCAATTCCGTTCTCCGAGGAAGAGCTCGAGTACATTAGGAATCTTGATCCAATGAGGGATGCTGCAATGCTGCGGGGAGAACTGCCGATGATACGTGAGGCTTGCCTCCGGGTACTTATTCTATGCACAATTTTCCTCAAGGAGGCTGCTGCTTTCGGGCTTTGCTTGGCAGAGATAGGTGAGATGATGACCAGAGAATTCAGAGGAATGGAGGAGGAACCCAGCAAACTGGAGATTGTGTGCATGGAAGCTAGGAGGAAAGTGGACGAATGGGAACCGTTCTCCCCTAGTGTTGAACAAGGAGAGGACATGGATTTCCAGTTCTCGATGGATGTGTTAGGAGGGTACAGTGATGTGATTCGATCTCCAAGATTCAATTGCTCGGGCTTGAAGGGCAGCTTCAGAAATCCTCTGACTAAGCTCGTGGAGAGCATGAACGAGGACAGTGATGATGAAGAAAATCGAAAGGAGCCTTCCATGCATTCATCTGACCGGTTCTCATCTGCTGAGTTCAGTACGCCTAGTCTTCAGAGAACTACCAGTTCAAAAACTAGTTCAAATGGCAGTGTGCACGCCCCGAACAGGAGCGCAGACGAACAGCTCCCATCGAGCTTGTGCTTTGTCAGGTTGTCGGACATGAATGCAGAGGAGTGGCATGTCTTCGTCGAGAAGTTCCAGGAGCTGCTGAAAGAAGCGCTGGAGGAATGCAAGGCGGCTGCAGGGCAGCGGATGAAGCAACGGCTGGGCACTTCCTGCAAATTTTGA